A single genomic interval of Microbacterium sp. BLY harbors:
- a CDS encoding aspartate ammonia-lyase, which yields MTDTEYRIEHDTMGEVRVPVNALYGAQTQRAVENFPISGKGLESTQIAALARIKKAAALANKELGTLDGAIADAIAQAADQVAAGGHDGEFPVDTYQTGSGTSSNMNMNEVLATLASRILGSTVHPNDHVNASQSSNDVFPTSVHIAVTQALIDTLIPALDHLAVALEAKAELWKDAVKSGRTHLMDATPVTLGQEFGGYARQIRLGIERVQSALPRVAEVPLGGTAVGTGINTPLGFPQKVIELLAAETELPITEAKDHFEAQANRDGLVEASGALRTIAVSLTKINNDLRWMGSGPNTGLGELHIPDLQPGSSIMPGKVNPVVPEAVLMVCARVIGNDATVAWAGASGSFELNVAIPVMGTALLESIRLLSNASRVLADKTIDGLQANLDRAAAFAGMSPSIVTPLNKLIGYEAAAKIAKHSVANGITVRDAVIDLGYVERGELTLEQLDEKLDLLSMTHPG from the coding sequence ATGACCGACACCGAGTACCGCATCGAACACGACACCATGGGTGAGGTGCGAGTGCCCGTGAACGCGCTCTACGGAGCGCAGACGCAGCGAGCCGTGGAGAACTTCCCGATCTCCGGCAAGGGCCTGGAGTCCACGCAGATCGCCGCGCTCGCGCGCATCAAGAAGGCCGCCGCCCTGGCCAACAAGGAGCTCGGCACGCTCGACGGAGCCATCGCCGACGCGATCGCGCAGGCCGCCGACCAGGTCGCCGCCGGCGGTCACGACGGCGAGTTCCCGGTCGACACCTACCAGACCGGCTCCGGCACCTCGTCAAACATGAACATGAACGAGGTCCTGGCGACGCTCGCGAGCCGCATCCTCGGCTCGACGGTGCACCCCAACGACCACGTGAACGCGTCGCAGTCGTCGAACGACGTGTTCCCGACCTCGGTGCACATCGCGGTCACCCAGGCGCTCATCGACACCCTGATCCCGGCGCTCGACCACCTCGCCGTCGCGCTCGAGGCCAAGGCGGAGCTCTGGAAGGACGCGGTCAAGTCGGGCCGCACGCACCTCATGGACGCGACCCCCGTCACGCTCGGCCAGGAGTTCGGCGGCTACGCCCGTCAGATCCGCCTCGGTATCGAGCGCGTGCAGTCGGCGCTCCCCCGTGTGGCCGAGGTGCCCCTCGGTGGCACGGCGGTCGGCACCGGCATCAACACGCCGCTGGGCTTCCCGCAGAAGGTCATCGAGCTGCTCGCGGCCGAGACCGAGCTGCCGATCACCGAGGCGAAGGACCACTTCGAGGCGCAGGCGAACCGCGACGGCCTCGTCGAGGCATCCGGTGCGCTCCGCACCATCGCGGTATCGCTCACGAAGATCAACAACGACCTGCGCTGGATGGGCTCCGGTCCCAACACCGGTCTCGGCGAACTGCACATCCCGGACCTGCAGCCGGGTTCCTCGATCATGCCGGGCAAGGTCAACCCCGTCGTGCCCGAGGCCGTGCTCATGGTGTGCGCGCGGGTGATCGGCAACGACGCCACCGTCGCCTGGGCCGGGGCCTCCGGTTCGTTCGAGCTGAACGTCGCCATCCCGGTCATGGGCACCGCGCTGCTCGAGTCGATCCGTCTGCTGTCGAACGCCTCGCGGGTGCTCGCCGACAAGACGATCGACGGCCTGCAGGCGAACCTCGACCGCGCCGCCGCCTTCGCCGGCATGAGCCCGTCGATCGTGACCCCGCTGAACAAGCTCATCGGCTACGAGGCCGCAGCGAAGATCGCGAAGCACTCGGTCGCCAACGGCATCACGGTGCGCGACGCCGTGATCGATCTCGGCTACGTCGAGCGCGGCGAGCTCACGCTGGAGCAGCTGGACGAGAAGCTCGACCTGCTGTCGATGACCCACCCGGGCTGA
- a CDS encoding carbonic anhydrase, protein MTHPLTPAAAWKQMQDGNRRFVRDEPQHPNQNVDRRKDLTAAQHPVATLFGCSDSRLAAEIIFDLGLGDLFVVRNAGQVIGESIVASLEYAVAVLEVPLIVVLAHDSCGAVRAAIDGTAIDAEPLPPHIWKLIAPIVPAARKVLAESGGGTVADIDADLVGREHLRNTVNDLLQSSEIISNAVAEGRLGIVGANYRLAEGEAVPVVTVGIEAEGIDPATKEGSE, encoded by the coding sequence ATGACCCACCCGCTGACCCCCGCCGCCGCCTGGAAGCAGATGCAGGACGGCAACCGCCGTTTCGTGCGCGACGAGCCGCAGCACCCGAACCAGAACGTCGACCGCCGCAAGGACCTGACCGCGGCGCAGCACCCGGTCGCGACGCTGTTCGGCTGCTCCGACTCCCGTCTCGCCGCCGAGATCATCTTCGACCTCGGTCTCGGCGACCTCTTCGTCGTGCGCAACGCCGGTCAGGTGATCGGCGAGTCGATCGTGGCGAGTCTCGAGTACGCGGTCGCCGTTCTCGAGGTGCCGCTCATCGTGGTCCTCGCGCACGACTCGTGCGGGGCGGTGCGTGCCGCCATCGACGGCACCGCGATCGACGCGGAGCCGCTGCCCCCGCACATCTGGAAGCTGATCGCGCCGATCGTCCCCGCCGCCCGCAAGGTCCTCGCCGAGAGCGGCGGCGGAACGGTCGCCGACATCGACGCCGATCTCGTCGGACGCGAGCACCTGCGCAACACGGTCAACGACCTGCTGCAGTCCTCCGAGATCATCAGCAACGCCGTCGCCGAGGGCCGTCTGGGCATCGTCGGCGCGAACTACCGTCTGGCCGAGGGCGAGGCAGTGCCCGTCGTCACGGTCGGCATCGAGGCCGAGGGGATCGACCCCGCAACCAAGGAGGGTTCGGAATGA
- a CDS encoding DUF4245 family protein — MSKGPAINADLGRPETPEETASRKAASSKAYRSSQTVRNLVAALLVTLAVVVVIIALVPRGEPVAAKPIDVAAIAADVESSMGSPAIVPDADEFWRVNAAELQSGATVVWDVTLAPAAQDERGFIKLAQAFDADASWAPQRLNGAAPTDTVRIGGLDWDVYQPGSAGAEANITYALGTQAGDDYVLLYGSRSADSTAELAESLIPQIRTISETR, encoded by the coding sequence ATGAGCAAGGGTCCCGCGATCAACGCCGACCTCGGTCGTCCGGAGACCCCGGAGGAGACCGCGTCGCGCAAGGCCGCGTCGAGCAAGGCCTACCGCTCGAGCCAGACGGTCCGCAATCTCGTCGCCGCCCTCCTCGTGACCCTGGCGGTCGTCGTCGTCATCATCGCGCTCGTCCCCCGGGGTGAGCCGGTCGCCGCGAAGCCGATCGACGTGGCCGCCATCGCCGCGGACGTCGAGTCGTCGATGGGCAGCCCGGCGATCGTGCCGGACGCCGACGAGTTCTGGCGGGTCAACGCGGCGGAGCTCCAGAGCGGCGCGACGGTGGTCTGGGACGTCACGCTCGCGCCCGCCGCACAGGACGAGCGCGGCTTCATCAAGCTCGCCCAGGCCTTCGACGCCGACGCCTCGTGGGCCCCGCAGCGTCTCAACGGCGCCGCGCCCACCGACACCGTGCGCATCGGCGGCCTCGACTGGGACGTCTACCAGCCGGGCTCGGCCGGCGCCGAGGCGAACATCACCTACGCCCTCGGCACGCAGGCCGGCGACGACTACGTGCTCCTCTATGGCTCTCGCTCGGCGGACTCCACCGCGGAGCTCGCCGAGTCGCTCATCCCCCAGATCCGCACCATCTCGGAGACCCGATGA
- a CDS encoding exodeoxyribonuclease VII small subunit has product MSAVNDTPVDTLSFEAARDELVRVVAELEQGAPTLEHSLALWERGEALAARCEEWLLGAKRRLDAARAASTDESAGETS; this is encoded by the coding sequence GTGAGCGCCGTGAACGACACCCCCGTGGACACGCTGTCGTTCGAGGCGGCCCGCGACGAGCTCGTGCGGGTCGTCGCCGAGCTCGAGCAGGGGGCACCGACCCTCGAGCACTCGCTGGCACTCTGGGAGCGGGGCGAGGCTCTGGCCGCCCGCTGCGAAGAATGGCTGCTGGGCGCCAAGCGTCGTCTGGACGCCGCCCGCGCGGCCTCGACCGACGAGAGCGCAGGCGAGACGTCATGA
- the xseA gene encoding exodeoxyribonuclease VII large subunit, translating into MTVFEAATGPGETPPADAVAPRDSTAQAPTSVARLNATIRDFVARWNTVWVEGEITSWNVRAGNVFARLKDTRSDAQISIRVWSSVRGRIPTDLGVGDHVVAAVKADYFVRSGDFSFAVSAMKHVGLGDQLERLERLRVQLRQEGLFDASRKKRLPFLPHVIGLITGERSDAEKDVHRNAELRWPQVRFTTAYAAVQGDRCVPDTLAALARLDADPEVDVIIIARGGGDPQTLLGFSDERLVRAVAAASTPVVSAIGHENDHPLLDDVADLRASTPTDAAKRVVPDVGEQRALIAQLRSRATTRLTQRLTHDIAQLEQLRSRPVLRSPDPIIDTRAQETFLLLARGRDAVARQLDDAGRRTGELRASLRALSPAATLARGYAIAHLEGGVILRDAADAPAGSALTLTVDRGSLAARSEGEIAEGA; encoded by the coding sequence ATGACAGTCTTCGAAGCGGCGACGGGACCGGGCGAGACCCCGCCGGCGGATGCCGTCGCTCCCCGCGACTCCACCGCCCAGGCGCCGACCTCCGTCGCGCGCCTGAACGCCACCATCCGCGACTTCGTCGCCCGCTGGAACACCGTCTGGGTCGAGGGCGAGATCACGTCGTGGAACGTCCGTGCCGGCAACGTGTTCGCGCGCCTGAAGGACACCCGCTCCGATGCGCAGATCTCCATCCGCGTCTGGTCGAGCGTCCGCGGCCGCATCCCGACCGACCTTGGTGTGGGCGACCACGTCGTCGCCGCCGTCAAGGCCGACTACTTCGTCCGCTCCGGCGACTTCAGCTTCGCGGTCTCCGCCATGAAGCACGTGGGCCTCGGCGATCAGCTGGAGCGGCTCGAGCGCCTGCGCGTGCAGCTGCGTCAGGAGGGCCTCTTCGACGCGTCCCGCAAGAAGCGGCTCCCGTTCCTCCCCCACGTCATCGGCCTCATCACCGGCGAGCGCTCGGACGCCGAGAAGGATGTGCATCGCAACGCCGAGCTGCGCTGGCCGCAAGTGCGGTTCACAACCGCGTACGCCGCGGTGCAGGGCGACCGCTGCGTTCCCGACACCCTGGCCGCGCTCGCCCGCCTCGACGCCGATCCCGAGGTCGACGTCATCATCATCGCGCGCGGCGGCGGCGACCCGCAGACGCTCCTCGGCTTCAGCGACGAGCGCCTCGTCCGCGCGGTGGCGGCGGCGTCCACGCCAGTGGTCAGCGCCATCGGTCATGAGAACGACCACCCGCTGCTCGACGACGTCGCCGATCTGCGCGCGTCCACGCCGACCGACGCGGCCAAGCGGGTCGTGCCCGACGTGGGCGAGCAGCGCGCTCTGATCGCGCAGCTCCGCTCCCGCGCCACCACCCGGCTCACCCAGCGACTGACGCACGACATCGCGCAGCTGGAGCAGCTGCGGTCACGCCCCGTGCTGCGCTCGCCCGATCCGATCATCGACACGCGCGCCCAGGAGACCTTCCTGCTCCTCGCCCGCGGTCGCGACGCGGTCGCCCGGCAGCTCGACGACGCGGGGCGACGCACCGGGGAGCTCCGCGCCTCGCTGCGTGCGCTCTCCCCCGCTGCGACCCTCGCCCGGGGCTACGCGATCGCGCACCTGGAGGGCGGCGTCATCCTCCGGGATGCCGCCGATGCCCCCGCCGGCAGCGCCCTCACCCTCACGGTGGACCGCGGGTCGCTCGCCGCACGCTCGGAAGGCGAGATCGCGGAAGGCGCCTGA
- a CDS encoding 4-hydroxy-3-methylbut-2-enyl diphosphate reductase, with the protein MPRVRAAAGRLQDNPVPGHKRVLLAAPRGYCAGVDRAVVAVEKALERYGAPVYVRKQIVHNIHVVTELEAKGAIFVEEVDEVPEGAHVVFSAHGVSPAVVNAASDRGLHAIDATCPLVTKVHREAVRFARDDFEILLIGHDGHEEVEGTAGEAPDHVTVVNSPEEADTVQVKDPSKVVWLSQTTLSVDETMETVNRLRTRFPDLHNPPSDDICYATQNRQVAIKKVAQGADLVIVVGSANSSNSVRLVEVALEYGAKAAYRVDYAEEIRQEWLDGVETVGVTSGASVPEVLVREVLDAIGDAGYRDVEEVKTAEEDLMFSLPKELRQDATGQRDARALGGRASAGGGA; encoded by the coding sequence ATCCCACGAGTGCGCGCCGCGGCCGGGCGGCTTCAGGATAACCCGGTGCCCGGACACAAGCGCGTCCTCCTCGCTGCCCCGCGCGGGTACTGTGCCGGCGTAGACCGAGCCGTGGTGGCTGTGGAGAAGGCGTTGGAGCGCTACGGTGCCCCGGTCTACGTGCGCAAGCAGATCGTGCACAACATCCACGTCGTGACCGAGCTCGAGGCGAAGGGCGCGATCTTCGTCGAGGAGGTCGACGAGGTGCCGGAGGGCGCGCACGTCGTCTTCAGCGCCCACGGCGTCTCCCCGGCTGTCGTGAACGCCGCATCGGACCGTGGTCTGCATGCCATCGATGCGACCTGCCCGCTCGTGACGAAGGTGCACCGCGAGGCCGTCCGCTTCGCGCGGGACGACTTCGAGATCCTGCTCATCGGCCACGACGGCCATGAGGAGGTCGAAGGCACCGCAGGCGAGGCCCCCGATCACGTCACCGTCGTGAACTCCCCGGAAGAGGCCGACACCGTGCAGGTGAAGGACCCGTCGAAGGTGGTGTGGCTGTCGCAGACGACGCTCTCCGTCGACGAGACCATGGAGACCGTGAACCGCCTCCGCACCCGGTTCCCCGACCTGCACAACCCGCCGTCGGACGACATCTGCTACGCCACGCAGAACCGCCAGGTCGCCATCAAGAAGGTCGCCCAGGGTGCCGATCTCGTGATCGTCGTCGGGTCGGCCAACTCATCCAACAGCGTCCGCCTCGTCGAGGTGGCTCTGGAGTACGGGGCGAAGGCCGCGTACCGGGTGGACTACGCCGAGGAGATCCGGCAGGAGTGGCTCGACGGGGTGGAGACCGTGGGCGTCACCAGTGGCGCCTCGGTGCCCGAGGTCCTCGTGCGCGAGGTCCTCGACGCGATCGGCGACGCCGGTTACCGCGACGTCGAAGAGGTCAAGACGGCGGAGGAGGACCTCATGTTCTCCCTGCCGAAGGAGCTCCGTCAGGACGCCACGGGTCAGCGCGACGCGCGCGCCCTCGGCGGTCGCGCCTCCGCAGGAGGAGGCGCGTAG
- a CDS encoding IclR family transcriptional regulator — MNAAEAEPTLIGSVQRALRLVDIVANSPRPLPAKMLSSITGLTPGTTYNLVRTLVHEGYLRAEPDGLVLGERFPSFQQQIDSRGVFLARVRAALRAVTEDVGATAYLSRYADGEMHLVDIVDAVRNPRIELWVGLQASAHATALGKQILAALSEEDRLDYLSRHRLEELTPRTISDRRTLLTQLEQTPGWAIDREEYSIGATCVAVPVVAPGVTASLAISLPADRAVVNRRLVSNLQRTARRLSLQLGADVLDGEGPDAEFTI; from the coding sequence GTGAACGCCGCGGAGGCGGAGCCGACCCTCATCGGGTCCGTGCAACGCGCGCTCCGCCTCGTCGACATCGTCGCGAACTCCCCGCGGCCGCTTCCGGCGAAGATGCTCTCGTCGATCACGGGGCTCACCCCGGGGACGACGTACAACCTCGTGCGCACGCTCGTGCACGAGGGCTATCTGCGGGCCGAACCGGACGGCCTCGTGCTGGGAGAGCGGTTCCCGTCCTTCCAGCAGCAGATCGATTCGCGGGGAGTCTTCCTCGCGCGGGTGCGTGCGGCGCTGCGCGCGGTCACAGAGGACGTCGGGGCCACGGCCTACCTGTCCCGGTACGCCGACGGCGAGATGCACCTCGTGGACATCGTCGACGCGGTGCGCAACCCCCGCATCGAGCTATGGGTGGGGCTGCAGGCGAGCGCGCATGCCACCGCGCTCGGCAAGCAGATCCTCGCGGCGCTCTCCGAGGAGGACCGCCTGGACTACCTCTCGCGCCACCGACTGGAGGAGCTCACCCCGCGCACCATCAGCGATCGGCGGACGCTCCTCACCCAGCTGGAACAGACGCCGGGGTGGGCGATCGACCGCGAGGAGTACTCGATCGGCGCCACCTGCGTCGCCGTGCCCGTCGTCGCCCCCGGCGTGACCGCCTCGCTGGCGATCTCGCTGCCCGCCGATCGTGCGGTCGTGAACCGGCGACTCGTGTCGAACCTCCAGCGCACGGCGCGTCGACTCTCCCTGCAGCTCGGAGCCGACGTGCTCGACGGCGAGGGACCCGATGCGGAGTTCACCATCTGA
- a CDS encoding DUF6264 family protein has translation MTDQRPRYGELATPEEQRRAAGLPPVAEVVTPALPTTPPPAPEPGGVAPARPHPLDRFATIALLAYGLVNVIVSGLSYLDIVPVMNQTMGMLGIEGEFTNYAAGRTWGTIAAAVLVVGWCVTAALSIRRLRRGRLTWWVPVVGAVVTVGIAALCLVVPMMGDPAFIAYLDQATGGR, from the coding sequence ATGACCGACCAGCGCCCCCGGTACGGGGAACTCGCCACGCCAGAGGAGCAGCGGAGAGCCGCGGGACTGCCGCCCGTGGCCGAGGTGGTCACGCCGGCCCTCCCGACGACGCCTCCGCCGGCACCCGAGCCCGGGGGAGTCGCTCCGGCCCGCCCCCACCCGCTGGACCGGTTCGCGACGATCGCCCTGCTGGCGTACGGTCTCGTCAACGTGATCGTCTCGGGCCTGTCGTACCTCGACATCGTCCCGGTCATGAACCAGACCATGGGCATGCTGGGCATCGAGGGCGAGTTCACGAACTACGCTGCCGGCCGCACGTGGGGCACCATCGCCGCCGCCGTCCTCGTCGTCGGTTGGTGCGTGACCGCGGCCCTCTCGATCCGTCGCCTGCGCCGCGGCCGGCTGACCTGGTGGGTTCCCGTCGTCGGGGCCGTGGTGACGGTGGGCATCGCCGCCCTCTGCCTCGTCGTGCCGATGATGGGGGATCCGGCCTTCATCGCCTATCTCGATCAGGCGACCGGCGGACGCTGA
- the fbaA gene encoding class II fructose-bisphosphate aldolase, producing MPVATPDQYADMLDRAKAGGFAYPAFNVSSSQTINAVLQGLTEAGSDGIIQVTTGGADYFAGHTVKARATGALAFARYATEVAKNYPVTVALHTDHCPKDALAGFVEPLIAASEEEVKAGRNPIFQSHMWDGSAVPLAENIEIAKELLPRMKAINAILEVEIGVVGGEEDGVQHEGSNEALYTTFADVDQAVQALGLGEQGRYIAALTFGNVHGVYKPGGVKLRPELLGEIQAEVAAKYNTGAKPLDLVFHGGSGSTDEEIALAVANGVIKMNIDTDTQYAYTRAIADYMFKNYDGVLKVDGEVGNKKQYDPRAWGKIAESAMAARVVESTRQLGSYGQSKS from the coding sequence ATGCCCGTCGCCACCCCGGATCAGTACGCCGACATGCTCGACCGCGCGAAGGCAGGCGGCTTCGCGTACCCCGCGTTCAACGTGTCCAGCTCGCAGACGATCAACGCCGTCCTCCAGGGCCTGACCGAGGCCGGCTCCGACGGCATCATCCAGGTCACGACCGGTGGCGCCGACTACTTCGCCGGCCACACGGTCAAGGCCCGCGCGACGGGCGCGCTCGCGTTCGCCCGCTACGCCACCGAGGTCGCCAAGAACTACCCGGTCACCGTCGCCCTACACACCGACCACTGCCCGAAGGACGCCCTTGCCGGCTTCGTCGAACCGCTCATCGCCGCTTCCGAGGAAGAGGTCAAGGCCGGTCGCAACCCGATCTTCCAGTCGCACATGTGGGACGGCTCGGCTGTGCCGCTCGCCGAGAACATCGAGATCGCAAAGGAGCTGCTCCCCCGCATGAAGGCCATCAACGCCATCCTCGAGGTCGAGATCGGCGTCGTCGGCGGCGAGGAGGACGGCGTGCAGCACGAGGGCTCCAACGAGGCCCTCTACACGACGTTCGCGGACGTGGATCAGGCCGTGCAGGCCCTGGGCCTCGGCGAGCAGGGCCGCTACATCGCCGCCCTCACGTTCGGCAACGTCCACGGCGTCTACAAGCCGGGCGGCGTCAAGCTGCGTCCGGAGCTCCTCGGCGAGATCCAGGCCGAGGTCGCCGCGAAGTACAACACCGGAGCCAAGCCGCTCGACCTCGTCTTCCACGGCGGCTCGGGCTCGACGGACGAGGAGATCGCGCTCGCGGTCGCCAACGGCGTCATCAAGATGAACATCGACACCGACACGCAGTACGCGTACACCCGCGCGATCGCCGACTACATGTTCAAGAACTACGACGGCGTCCTCAAAGTCGACGGCGAGGTCGGCAACAAGAAGCAGTATGACCCGCGCGCGTGGGGCAAGATCGCCGAGTCGGCGATGGCCGCCCGCGTCGTCGAGTCGACGCGCCAGCTCGGCTCGTACGGTCAGTCGAAGAGCTGA
- the glpX gene encoding class II fructose-bisphosphatase, which produces MVSLTADLSPLRPDRNLAMELVRATEAAAIRAVPFIGRGAKEAADGAAVDAMRAFLGTVDFQGRVVIGEGEKDNAPMLFNGEVVGTGRGPLCDIAVDPIDGTSLTAAGRQNALSVIAVSDRDTMLDASSVFYMDKLVTGPAGVGVVDIRLPIGENIRKLAGALDKPVDEIVVSVLNRPRHEKLIQEIRDAGAGTRLMSDGDVAGGINAARHDARTDMCVGIGGSPEGIVTACAIKALGGHIQGRLWPRDDDERQRGIDAGLDMDRVYEADDLVQGNNTIFVATGVTDGQLVAGVRRERGYVYTESVVLRGASGTLRRIASEHLVSKWL; this is translated from the coding sequence ATGGTGAGTCTGACTGCCGACCTGAGTCCGCTGCGTCCCGACCGCAACCTCGCGATGGAGCTGGTGCGCGCGACCGAGGCCGCGGCGATCCGGGCGGTCCCGTTCATCGGGCGCGGTGCGAAGGAAGCCGCCGACGGTGCGGCCGTCGACGCCATGAGGGCCTTCCTCGGCACGGTCGACTTCCAGGGCCGTGTCGTGATCGGCGAGGGGGAGAAGGACAACGCCCCCATGCTGTTCAACGGCGAAGTCGTGGGCACCGGCCGCGGACCCCTCTGCGACATCGCCGTCGACCCCATCGACGGCACCTCGCTCACCGCGGCGGGTCGGCAGAACGCGCTCTCGGTGATCGCCGTGTCCGACCGCGACACGATGCTCGACGCGTCCAGCGTGTTCTACATGGACAAGCTCGTCACGGGTCCCGCCGGCGTCGGCGTGGTCGACATCCGGCTTCCCATCGGCGAGAACATCCGCAAGCTCGCCGGGGCGCTGGACAAGCCCGTGGACGAGATCGTCGTGTCGGTGCTCAACCGCCCCCGCCACGAGAAGCTCATCCAGGAGATCCGTGATGCCGGAGCCGGAACGCGCCTCATGAGCGACGGCGACGTCGCCGGTGGGATCAACGCCGCCCGCCACGACGCCCGCACCGACATGTGCGTCGGCATCGGCGGCAGCCCGGAGGGCATCGTCACCGCGTGCGCGATCAAGGCGCTGGGCGGTCACATCCAGGGGCGGCTCTGGCCGCGCGACGACGACGAGCGTCAGCGCGGCATCGATGCCGGTCTGGACATGGACCGTGTCTACGAGGCCGACGACCTGGTGCAGGGCAACAACACCATCTTCGTCGCGACCGGTGTCACCGACGGTCAGCTCGTCGCCGGCGTGCGCAGGGAGCGCGGATACGTCTACACGGAGAGCGTGGTGCTGCGCGGCGCCTCCGGCACCCTCCGCCGCATCGCCTCGGAGCACCTCGTCTCGAAGTGGCTGTGA
- the rmuC gene encoding DNA recombination protein RmuC yields MDALSIVLLLVALAAGVALGWFLRAGRGASELARTQAELAAVRDDRDRQYDLYRDAVEHARSEQRAEAQRVQQQNAVLQALAPVRESLQQMQSKVAAIESERQAQFGTLAEQLRRAQESDEALRATTESLAGALRSTSTRGVWGETQLRRVVEAAGLTRHVDFDLQATITSDRGQGRPDMVVRLPGGTSIAVDAKVPLDAYLEASALPLGDANEPQRRAHMQKHVRAVRAHVDALAKKAYWSGLDASPEFVICFLPSESLLAAAIDEDPTLLDYAFSRRVALASPVNLWAVLKTVAYTWTQQEVSTEARSLLALGTQLYERLGTLAGHADDLRRAIERTVDSYNRFAGSLESRVLVTARQFPGVDAEALAPATAITADGRRFTAPELLSPEDDESPDDETTEGLRADVGDVRARLGHVDVRRDPRE; encoded by the coding sequence ATGGATGCCCTGTCGATCGTTCTCCTGCTCGTGGCCCTCGCCGCGGGCGTCGCTCTCGGCTGGTTCCTCCGCGCCGGGCGAGGGGCGTCGGAGCTCGCGCGCACGCAGGCCGAGCTGGCCGCCGTCCGTGACGACCGAGACCGTCAGTACGACCTGTACCGCGACGCGGTCGAGCACGCGCGCTCCGAGCAGCGAGCCGAGGCCCAGCGCGTCCAGCAGCAGAACGCCGTGCTGCAGGCTCTGGCGCCGGTCCGCGAGAGCCTCCAGCAGATGCAGTCCAAGGTCGCGGCCATCGAGAGCGAGCGGCAGGCACAGTTCGGCACGCTCGCCGAACAGCTGCGCCGGGCCCAGGAGTCCGATGAAGCGCTCCGCGCGACGACGGAGTCGCTCGCTGGGGCGCTGCGGTCGACGTCCACCCGCGGCGTCTGGGGCGAGACCCAGCTGCGCCGCGTCGTCGAGGCCGCAGGACTGACCAGGCACGTGGACTTCGACCTGCAGGCGACGATCACGTCCGACCGCGGGCAGGGGCGCCCCGACATGGTCGTCCGTCTCCCGGGCGGCACGTCCATCGCGGTCGACGCGAAGGTGCCCCTCGACGCCTACCTCGAGGCGTCCGCCCTCCCGCTCGGCGACGCCAACGAACCCCAGCGACGGGCCCACATGCAGAAGCACGTCCGCGCCGTCCGGGCCCACGTCGACGCCCTCGCCAAGAAGGCCTACTGGTCGGGTCTCGACGCGAGCCCCGAGTTCGTCATCTGCTTCCTGCCGAGCGAGTCGCTTCTCGCAGCCGCCATCGACGAGGACCCGACTCTGCTCGACTACGCGTTCAGCCGCCGCGTCGCCCTCGCCTCCCCCGTCAACCTGTGGGCCGTCCTCAAGACCGTGGCCTACACCTGGACGCAGCAGGAGGTCTCCACCGAGGCGCGCTCGCTGCTCGCGCTCGGTACGCAGCTCTACGAGCGCCTCGGCACCCTCGCCGGTCACGCCGACGATCTGCGGCGGGCCATCGAGCGCACGGTCGACAGCTACAACCGGTTCGCCGGTTCCCTCGAGTCGCGGGTGCTCGTCACCGCCCGGCAGTTTCCCGGCGTCGATGCCGAGGCCCTCGCACCGGCGACAGCGATCACCGCGGACGGACGGCGCTTCACCGCCCCGGAACTCCTCTCGCCCGAAGACGACGAGTCACCCGACGACGAGACCACCGAGGGCCTTCGGGCCGACGTGGGCGATGTTCGTGCCCGACTCGGCCACGTCGACGTCAGGCGCGATCCGCGCGAGTGA
- a CDS encoding exonuclease domain-containing protein codes for MPLDFTAIDFETANSSPASACSVGLVRVRGGEVVATANWLIQPPPGHDEFQEWNIRIHGIRPEHVRDAASWADQFDRLCGFAGADVLVAHNAGFDLNVLRRATEATGQICPPYRSLCSLQVARKTYQLDSYRLPLAAAAAGYAEFSHHDALADALACAQIIVDAAARAGASDVFGLADALSLRVTEPSVPALERAVA; via the coding sequence GTGCCCCTGGACTTCACTGCGATCGACTTCGAGACCGCGAACTCCAGCCCGGCCTCCGCGTGTTCCGTGGGACTCGTGCGGGTGCGGGGCGGGGAGGTCGTCGCCACCGCGAACTGGCTCATCCAGCCGCCGCCCGGGCACGACGAGTTCCAGGAGTGGAACATCCGCATCCACGGCATCCGCCCCGAGCATGTGCGCGACGCCGCGTCCTGGGCCGACCAGTTCGACCGGCTGTGCGGGTTCGCGGGCGCGGATGTGCTCGTGGCGCACAACGCCGGCTTCGACCTGAACGTGCTGCGCCGGGCGACGGAGGCCACCGGACAGATCTGCCCGCCCTACCGCTCCCTTTGCAGCCTCCAGGTGGCACGCAAGACCTACCAGCTCGATTCCTACCGTCTCCCCCTCGCCGCCGCGGCGGCCGGATACGCGGAGTTCTCGCACCATGACGCCCTGGCGGATGCCCTCGCCTGCGCCCAGATCATCGTCGACGCCGCGGCGCGCGCAGGGGCGAGCGACGTGTTCGGCCTCGCCGACGCCCTGAGCCTGCGGGTGACGGAGCCGTCCGTGCCCGCCTTGGAGCGCGCGGTCGCCTGA